The Treponema sp. Marseille-Q3903 genomic interval ACATGGCGCATCTCTACTGATTTGAAGCGCACCGGTGACGAATATTTTTCGCTTCTCCGCCCTCTGATGCGTGATGTTGAAATCGACTTTTCAGCGATTGAAGATGTTGTTTTAAGCACCGTAGTCCCCGCTCTGATAGGTCCTTTTGTAATCGTTGCACAACATTTTTCAGGGAAAAAACCTATTATAATCGGACCAGACGTTTACGCAAAGCTTTCCGTTCATGTTCCGGAAACAGCCGTCCATGAAATTGGAGCAGATTTGTACTGCGACGCTTTTGAAGCGTGGAATCGATATAAAAGTCCATGCATCATCACAGATTTTGGAACAGCACTTTCTTTTACGGCAGTTGATGATAAAGGAAATATTGCCGGTGTCGCAATTGCTCCTGGTATAAGGACAGCGTTCAACTCACTTTTTTCTAACACGGCTCAGATTCCTGCAATTCCTTTAGATATTCCGCCGACAAGCCTTGGGAAAAACACTGTGATTTCCGTTCAAAGTGGAATTGTGCTCGGATACAAAGGTCTTGTAGAAGGTCTTTTAAAACAGATGAAAACAGATCTCGAAAAAGAAACAGGATGCAAACAGTCAGATATCAAAGTGATTGCAACGGGAGGTCTAAACAGCATGCTCGCCCCAATCACAGACGTCTTCGACTACATAGACAAAGATTTAACTTTACGCGGAATGCTTAGAATTGCAAAATCAATTTAAACTATAATCAAAGTTATTTTGCAATCAAGTCTGAAAAAAGCACACCGGCTCCTGACTCGACGTCTTTTGCCAAGACAGCTCCGATGATTGTATCGTAGAATTCAGGCGAAATACCGGGCGTCAAAACTTTTTCTGTTCTTAAAATTGCAACATCTTTTTCAGTTATTTTTTCGCCTTTTTTCATATCGTGCATAAAATGAAGACTCCTGTTTGTACGACCGTAATTTGCAGCCTCAGCAGGAGCAAGTTTTTTTATCCCGGAACCTAACGCCGCCATCACCTTTTGAAGCCCGAACTGCTCAGCCAACTGCCTGATTGCACGCTTAAAACCGTCATCATGTCCATAGTGACGGACAACGGCTTGTGTCTGACCGACTGCGTGAACCATAAGCGCAAACTGCTCCGGTTCAAGGGCAACAGGGTCATCTAAACCAGACGTTTTTCTGCTCAAAGTGATGTGCTTTTCGATCAACGTCCCTCCGCACAAAACGCATAGAGTCGGGACAAGAATAGGGTCGAGGCTGTGGTCGCTGACTCCGCATTCAACTCCAAATATATTTTTGAGATTCGTTATCAATTTCAGATTGTATTCTTCTTCAGGAGCGGGATAACTTGTAATGCAGTGCAAAAGAGAGACATTGTCAGTTCCTGTAATCTCGAGCGCTTTTTCGATGTCTGAGAGTTTAGAAACTCCGCTCGAAATTATCACAGGGATTTTTGTACCGCGCAGAACTTCAAGCATCTTGTAGTGGTTTAATTCAGGTGAAGCGATTTTCACATAGTCGGGGTTTATTGCAAGAAGATTTTCCATGCTTCTGACTCCGAACGGCGAACAGCAGAACTTGCATCCTTTTGAGTGAACGTAGTCGAGCATCTGTTTATAAAAGGCACAATCGCATTCAAGCTGGCGGAATCTGTCGTAAAGAAGGATGTTTCCTGTCGGAAGATTTACAAAACCTGTTTTCGGATGAAGGATTTCATCTGCATACACCCACTGAAATTTGATAGTATTAGCCCCGGAATCTGCAGCGGCATCTACAAGCCGACACGCTTTTTCGATTGAACCTTCATGCGAAGTCCCGATTTCTGCAATTATATTCATATTTTTTTCCACTCTGAAAATAAAATTTTCCGATTTATGAGCTATTCTTTTTCAAGAAGTTTTTCAGATATATTTTTTGCTTTCAGACGGTTGCTGTAAACCGACAGACAGCTTTCGGAAAGCCAGCCATCATTAAAATAAAACCATTTTTCACCGCTTGAATCTATAGATTTTCCATTTATCTTAAGTATATCGCCTTTCCGACAGTGACCGGTTACTTCAGCCTGCCAGTGTGCAGTCGCTTTAAAAGCTGAATAAGGCTCCGTCACTACAGCCCATTCGATATCGGGAGCGAGGGCAAGCGGTTCGGAATTGTCAAAAACGATTGTTTCAGAATCTTTTTTAGAACAGGAAACTGCCAAAAGAAAAATAACAAAAAACAACAATACAAAAAAAATATTTCTTTTCATTTTGAAACCCACTCTTTTACACATTTATAAACCGATAAGTCAGAATCGACAAAATCAAGCGATGGGATTTCATCAATGTCTGCCCAACGGTAATCTGTATGTTCTGTCAAAGTAAATCTTTTTTTATCTCCCTGATGAGGAAAAGTAACTTCAAAAACATCTAATGTGCATCGCTTTCCATGGTGTTCGAATGTGCTTTGAGTTATATGACTGCCGACGATGATATCTACACCGAATTCTTCTTTCATCTCACGGAAAATTGCAGTTGAAAAATCTTCATCATCTTCTATTTTGCCGCCTGGAAACTCCCAGCGACCACCCATGTCACCGCCAGCTTGTCGTTTTGCGATAAAGACCTTTCCGTCTCTATAATCTATACATGCTACTGAACGACTCATATCACCTCTAAAATTACAAACCTAACGTTTAACCTTTGCCGAAACTTCCTTTTCTTTGCCGTCCGAAAAAAGGCTGACATCGACTCTAATTATATCATAATCGGTAAATTTTTCTCTGATATATTTTTCACCTTCATCGTAAATCAAAGACGATTCCCTTTTATCGCTGATTTGCCCGCTGTTATCTACCATATTTATGACGGCATCGACTTTGACAGGAGAAGTGTCCTTAACTTTTGGGTTTCGGGTAAATTTCAACGTGACGTAAATCTTTTCATCATAAGAAAACGCCGAAAGTTCATAATTTATCCCGTTCAGCGTGGCATATGCGCGAGTTTTATTCAGACCGGAATATCCCCAGACAGCCCCGACAAAGATTATCAGCGCAAATGTGATATATCTGTTTTGCTTTGTGAAAAATACTTTTAAGCCTCGCACCGGTTTGTTTTTCCCTTCATAAAAATCTTTTACAATTTGAGGTGCGTTTTCGAGCCGCTCCTGACGGTTGTAATAATATTTTAAAGGTTTTTTATCATCGGGAACAAACTCTTCAACATCATCAAACATAGTCACGCCTGTTTACTTTGCTCTTCGCACATCAATAAGTTTATCGGTTCTGTACCACACTACGCGGGCACTGTCTTTTTCAATATAAAGAGCGGTTATAATTCCGTCTTTTGAAAGAGACATTTTATCGTAAATTATATTTGAGTTATCTGTCTTAAACTGACGGCGTAAAATTCGCTGAGTCTCGCTTTGAATCATTTCAATATTAAAACCTTGTTCGGTTTTTAAGATAAAGAATTTCCAGCCGTCTTTTGTAACGCCAAGGAAATCGTAAGGAATTTTATACGTAAGTTTGCTGTAATCAGATACGACAGATTCTTCATACGGAGGGACAGAAACAGGTTCTTCATATATTCCGGTTTCTACGTTTATAGGATAAAGATAAGTTTGAACGTAATTTATGCCGGACTTCACTTTTGAATCTTGATCGATGTAAGTCGAGTAATAATCGACCATGACGTATAATTTATAATTTTCCGGGTCAGGAATTACATTTTGAACAGTCAAATGGATGTCTCCTTCTTCCGAATCTCTAATCGATGGAACATCTTTTGTAACGACAGGAATCATATATTTTAAAAATCCATCAGTCGCAAACCAATAAACTATCGCACCGTCTGTAGAAGTGCATACAACAACGAGTTCATCTTTTGATGTTGTATAGATGTTTTTTATGTACGGAAAAGGAGTTCCTCCCGGTCCCTGCTGACCAAGATATTCGGGAGAAGAACCGTTGCGGACAATTTTCAAGATTGTTTGAATGTAAAGCATTTTGCCGTCTTCACTCTGCTCCTGACGGTCACGCGGGATTGTACATACAGTGTAAATATTTTTATTTGAATCTATGGCGAGCATTCCCGGATAATCAAAAGGATATGAAATTTCGTAATGGATGCTCTTTGCGTCTTTTTTAGAGTTTTTGAGCAGATTGGCTGTTTCGGAATCTTCATTATAAAAAAGAGTCAATATATCGCCGTAAGAATTCAATTCCATCAGCTTTTTAGCCTCCCCACTGATTATGTAAAAAAAACCATCTTGCATGGCAATTCCAAAGCGGACATCTCCGATATTGTTCAAATCGGTGACGCTGAGCTGCTCTTCAAATTTACCGTAGGGAATTTTAAATAATTCATCTTCATTGATTGACTGAACTGCCTCAGTCTTAAAAAAACATGATGAAAATAAAAAAGGAATAATAAAAATGAATATATACTTGTGATTTTTTTGCATGCGCTTATTATATAATTAATTATATTAAAAATAAAGAGTTCAGAAAATTATAACCGGCTTTATCAGTGGGGTCAAAGTGTAACTGAAAATCTCCTGTTTTTTTGTATAAATCTTCATAATATATAATCCGGTTTACTTTTTTACATTCAGCCATTCCACTCAAAATGTTTTCATACAGTTCTTCCAGATTCCAGCAAAGATGACCGTCACGTTCCTGAAAAATTGCCGGAAGAGAAATTTTTCGGAAAAGACTTAAAAAAATCTATAGTGATCAGAAAGCATCCAAATTTTACGCCTGTATTTATGCATTCCCACTTGCCATTTTAATCATTTTTTTACTTGTCGGAATAATGATTATTATAGTAAATTTTTTATATATTCATTATAATTTTGTCATTATATTTATTTAAGGAACAACTATGTTTATTGATAAAGTTCTTACCGCAATTTTCGGTACACAAAATGATCGTGACTTGAAAGCCCTTTTACCGATTCTTGCTGCTGTAAACGCAAAAGAAGAATGGGCAAAATCTCTTAAACCGGAAGAATTCCCGGCACAAACTAAGAAATTTAGAGAGCGCCTTGAAAATGGAGAGACTCTTGATGATATTTTGCCGGAAGCATTCGCACTTGTTCGAGAAGCTTCATGGCGTGTGATAGGCGAACGTCCGTTCGATGTCCAGATTATGGGTGGGATAAATCTTCATCAGGGACGAATTACGGAAATGAAAACTGGTGAAGGTAAAACTCTCGTCGCAGTAGCTCCTGCTTATTTGAATGCGCTTACAGGAAAAGGTGTCCACATAGTTACTGTCAACGATTACCTTGCAAAGCGCGACGCCGATTCCCGTCGACCGATTTTTTCATATCTTGGGTTAACTGTAGGTTCTATCCTTTCAGATATGGATAACGAGGCTCGCAAAATAAGCTATGAATGCGATGTCACTTACGGTACAAACAACGAATTCGGCTTTGACTACCTCCGCGACAACATGAAAGTCGACCTTAAAGATAAAGTTCAAAGAGGGTTCAATTACTGTATTGTAGACGAAATCGACTCTATCTTAATCGATGAAGCGCGAACGCCTCTTATCATTTCGGGAGCCGGAGAAGACGATACATACAAATATCACGAAGTTGATAAATATGTCGGCGAACTTACAGAAGTTCCAAAAGATCCGAAAACCGGTGAATATCCTGACGAAACATTCCTCACTCCTGAAGAACGCGCAGCAATTCCCGGCGACTATACGCTCGATGAAAAGTCAAAACGCATTTCTTTTACAGACAAAGGTATGCTCCACATCAATGAGATACTTCACAAGCACAATTTGATAACAGGCGCACTTGAAGATGAAGAAAACTTTGAATTTACACACTACTTTACTCAGGCTTTGCGGGCGCATCTTCTTTTTCACAACGACGTAGATTACCTTGTGCGTGACGGCAAAGTTGAAATTATCGATGAATTTACAGGTCGTGTTCTTGAAGGGCGGCGTTATTCTGACGGTCTTCATCAGGCTATTGAGGCAAAAGAGCACATCAAGATTGCGCAGCGCAACAGGACGATGGCGACTATCACGTTCCAGAACTTTTTCCGCATGTATGAAAAACTTTCAGGTATGACAGGTACTGCCGCTACAGAAGCAGTTGAGTTCAATAAGATTTATGAACTCGAAGTTGTCGCAATTCCGACAAACGTTCCAGTTGCCCGCATTGACGAAAATGATGAAGTTTATCTGAACGAAGAAGATAAGTGGGAAGCGATTTCCAACGAAATTAAAGCAGCTCATGAAAAAGGTCAACCTGTCTTGGTCGGCACAGTTTCTGTTGAAAAATCTGAACACCTTTCAAATCTTTTGACACGAAAGGGAATCAGGCACGAAGTTTTGAACGCAAAAAATCACGCGCGAGAAGCTATGATTATCGCTGAAGCAGGTGCAAAAGGCGCTGTAACAATTGCGACTAACATGGCTGGTCGTGGTACAGATATTAAACTCGGAGGCAACCCTGAATTCCGCGCAGGAAAACGAGCAGGAACAGGAGCTACGGAAGAACAATACAGAGCAGCTCTTGCAATTGAAAAAGAAAACTGGAAAAAAGATTATGAAGAAGTCAGAAATCTCGGAGGTCTTTATGTAATCGGTACTGAGCGCCATGAATCTCGTCGTATAGATAACCAGCTGCGTGGACGTTCTGGTAGGCAAGGTGACCCTGGACGCTCTAAATTCTATATCTCAATGGATGATGATTTGATGCGGTTGTTCGGTGGGGAACGAATGAAGAACATAATGAGCCGAATCGGAATGAAACCCGGCGAACCGATTGACCACCCATGGTTGAACAAAGGTATTGAAAAAGCCCAACAGAAAGTAGAAGACCGCAACTTTGAAATTCGTAAGCACTTGCTTGACTACGATGATGTTTTGAATGAGCAGAGAACTGTGATTTACAACCAGAGAGATTCAATCCTTGCTGATGAAAATCTTTCAGCACGAGTGATGAGCAATGCCAAAGAAGACATTGAAGCGATTTTTGAAGATTTTGAGTACGAGCAAAAACACAATAAAAATTCAAATGCGCCACTTGTTGCATTGAATGAAAAAATAAGAGATACCTTTGGACTTCAACTCCCAGCGGAAAGTCTAAACAAAGAAGCACTAATTGCTGCCCTTCAAAACGATTTGACAGAAAAAGAAATGCTCGCCGGTAAAGAGAATTTAAATATGTTTATCCGTTACCAGTATGTTCAGATCATTGACAGAAAGTGGCTTGACCAGCTTGAAACGTTGGAAGGATTGCGAGAAGCAGTTGCTCTGCGTTCATACGGTTCTAAAAATCCTCTTACAGAATACAAAATAGATGGCTTTAATATCTTTGATGAAATGCTCGACACAATTAGAGACACTGTCATGTCACGTGTGTTTAAAGTCCGCATACAACTGTCACCGGAAGCAGCAGAACAACGGCGAAGAATGGCAGAAGCTCAAAATCAGGGGATAAATGCCCGGCACAATGAGGCGCAGTCAATCAGCGAACAAGTTGCACAGAATGCTGCACAGCGCAGCGTACAGTCTTCATTCAACGGAGCTATGGCACACAGGCAGGCAGTGAACAGCGCTATGAACCAGCGTTCGCAAGGTGATAATATCACAGTCAGACGGACAATGCCAAAAGTCGGACGTAACGACCCTTGCCCATGCGGAAGCGGCAAAAAGTACAAAAATTGTCACGGAAGATAATTTTTTGCATATTATCAAAAGATAATAGATAAATAAAAAATCCCAAGGTGTTGACCTCGGGATTTTTTTGTCTCAAGGTGAAAGAATTCCGCTTTTCCTACTCTACACTTTCCCGAATCTGTTAAGCGGCCAGAATCTGAATATCGGTTTACCGATTATATATTTTTTGTTGATAAACTGCGGTTCCATCATAGAGTAATAAGAAACAGACTGTGGATCATCTTTTGTCAGGGCTTCTTCTATCTTTTCGTACCTGTGACGCAAATCTAGTGAATTGAATCTGTTGTCGCCTATCATAAAGTAACAGTTGTCGGGAATATACTGAGGATTTCCATCGTTGTCATTTGCAGGGAAGACCGGCATATTCCTTTCGTCCAGCAGCTGTTGAATATACCAGTTTAAAATGTCAGCTTTTTCATATAATTGATAAAGCTCGCTGTCAGACTGCCACGATACCGATGCTGAACTGTTCAAAAATAATTCCGAATATCTCACGACGAGCTTGCCGAATGTGATTTTTGTCATGACATTTAATCTATAGTTTGCTTCTGAATAATAATCGCGCGCATTGTCTTTTGAATAAATCCACGAAGTCATAAAACTCGAAAACCACTCAACTCCGCCTTTTTTGCTCAACAAGTCTGTTGAAATCTGCTGAACATTTTTAAAAAGATTGTATTCAAACAAAGAAGGCTGCTCAAAACCGTCGATTAAGTTGCCGGTAAAAGCAAGTTTTTTAAATTTGCGTACAATTTCTTTAGCCTGAAACGCAGCCAAATTCAAATCGTAATTTCGGCGCTCTTCTTCAAAATCAAGCATTTTTTGATAGTTTTCCGAAGCTGATTTTACAACTTCTTTTGTATTTGCACGGACTGTCTGTTTCCTATCTCGCCAAATTGGACTTACACTGGAAAAAGGATAATACTGAATTTTTTCTCTTATAGACGCATCTACCGAACTCAAATCCCAAGTCGCAAATTTATTGTCATAATCTACAGGTTTCCACTCATCGCTTTCTATTGTGCGCCTGTAAAGTTTGCCGTCCTGCATTACAAGCTGCTCTCCCGGCTCTCCTGCGATTCGCTTTACAAGAGGATCTGCTTTTAATTCACCGTCGGCATCTTTGTTGAGATTTACTGTCATCAGCGTAAGCATATTTACAAGCTGTGATGTAACTGTCTTCACTTCTTCTTTTCTGTCATGGCTGTAATGAGGATTTCTAATGACAATTGTGTCTCCGCGTTTGTATTTTCTAAAATCAGGCAAACCTACATCTGTCAGAGGAAACTTTGGACCGCAGTCAATTTTTGAAACAAAAACATGATCCTTAATCAAAAAAGTAGGCACCATCGACTCTGACGGGATGCTGTACAGCTGAACAAGAAAAATCTGGAATATGAGAACTGTAAAAACAGCCCAAACTGCGGCATCGACCCAGTCGGCTATCTCAAAAATAATCTTTTCTATCCCGTGAAGTTTCTTTTTTTTAGGCGGAATTGCCCAACCTTTTATAACTTCTTTGTTTTTATCTGCATAAAGACATTTAGGCGAAAAATACGAAAGAACCCAGATGATAAACCATAAAACTACTGTTACAACATCATACCAAAAAGCAGTTCCGGTTTTTCCTGCACGCCTCAAAATAAAGGTGATTAAATGCACGTATGGCAAATATTCTGTAAATTTTATTGCAGCGTAGATATGAGAACCGTCAGTTTTTAAAATTATCAGATAAAAAACAAGATAGACTGTTGCAGCGGTAAAACATCCTGATATAGGAAAAGCAAGAAGAGAAATATCTGCGTGAAAGCTTAGCTCTAAAATAGAAAGCAAAGCTGCCATAGAAAGATTGATAATTGATATGATTTTAAACCGATTGAATTCTTTTGTTGATGTCATAGAATAGATTATAATGATTTTTCATCTTATAAGCAAACTCAAAAAAATCTTCTTTTTTGCCGCGAAGTTCCCATGCGGCGTTGTAAACTTTTTTGATATCCGATGGTTTTGTCAGAGTCTCACCTTTTAATGTCTGAAACGGGGCGTCTGTTTCCATAAAAAGATTTCCCAGCGGCAACTCTTTTACGCATAAAATCACTTTTTTATTGTTGTTCAACATCTGTTTCCCAAAACTAAAACCGCATTTGATTCCGCGCTTTACAAGGCTGAACGCTTCTACATCGCTTCCCATAAAAGAATGGAACAGCACAAACGGCAATTTTTTTAGCTCTGAAGCATATTCAAACAATTTTTCATTCGCTTTACGACAGTGAACGACAAGAGGAATTTTGTATTGTTTTGCAAGGGCTAACTGAATGTTCCACATTTTCTCTTGAAGAGCGGCAGCATTTTTGTATTCAGATGTAAAATAGTCAAAACCTGCTTCACCGATTGCGTCGAGCTTATTGTTTTCCAACAGCGATTCCAAGAAATCTGCATTTTGGGCAATCTGTATTTCGTCAAATTCAACACTGCTCTGAGGATGAAGCCCGAAAGCCTGAAAAACCTTTTGAGATGTCTGAGACTGAATATTCCATTCTGAAATGGAATGAGCACAGGAAAGACCTGCCCATTTAAAATCAGGCATCATCAAATCATTATCTTTACAGACAGCATAATGAAAATGTGCGTCAAAATATAAAATATTTTCATTTTTTTCTAACATAATTTTAATTATAACCGAAAATAAAAGTAATGTGGCTATCCTGGCATTGATGATAACACAAAACATTTTTTATTATGGGAGTAAAAGAAAATGAAATCATACACACTAAAAAGCATTGGTAAAAACACAGATTACATGACAATCATCAGAGAAATGGAAGACGGATTCGTCGTTAAAATCGTTCGTGATATGGACGGCTATGAAGATATTAAAACAGATTATATTTCAAAAGAACTTTTCGACAGCTGTATTCGCACCGGCTATCTGACAGAAATCACAGAAACAGTAAAAATGGCAGTAAATGCCTAAAGCATAAAGATTGTACCTGTCGAAGCTTCAAACGCAAAAAGTCTCAACAGGTGCAGTCATGCCGCATTCAGCACTTTATTTTTTAACAAACAGGCGGTCTGCAAAAGCTGTTTCAATAAGTTTTTCAGCTTCTTTTATTCTACATTCTTTAGAATACGGCGCAAGCCAGTTTATTTTTACACCTTTTTTTTCCATCATTCTAAACCACGTTTCCTGACGCTTTGCAAACTGCCTTATAGCTATAAAAAGCTGATTAAACAAATCATCAATTGATTCGATTTTTCCCTGCAAAAACAAAGCGCAATATCTGTATTCAAGACCTAATTTTTCCAAGCGTACCCATTCAATTCCACTGTCGTGAATTTGCTGAACCTCTTCTATCATTCCGTTATCGATGCGCTGACGCAGTCTGCTAGAAATATTTTCCCACAACTGAGATCTAGGTAAAGTCGTTCCAATTATCAGAGGATTTATCTGCGGGCGTTCTATGCTTGTTGAAACTTCACCATTTCGTTTTGCTTCAATAATTTCGAGCGCTTTTACAACTCTTTTTTTTTCTTTTAAGTCTGACATAACGTGGAGATTCGGCTGTTCTTTTAAAAGACGAGCGGCTAATTCTTCAAGAGGCGTTGCCATAAGTTTTTCATGAAGTTCTTTATTTTCAGGCAAAATCACAAGCTGATAGTCGCGGATGACAGCATCGAGATACATCCCGGTTCCGCCGGTGATGACAGGAAGTTTACCGCGAGATGTGATGTCTTTAAAAGCTCTGTAAAAATCCTGCTGATAATTGTAGACGGTGTATTCATCAGGCAAATCTATGATATCGATAAGATGATAAGGAATTGCTCTTCCACCTACAACATAATCTTCAAGGTCTTTTCCCGAGCCTATGTCAAGATGACGGTAAGTTTGCCTCGAATCAGCCGAGATTATCTCGCCATTGAACTTATCAGCGATAGCAACTCCAATAGAAGTCTTTCCGACTGCCGTTGGACCTAGTACAACAACACAGTTATATGACACGGCATACCACGCATTTTAAATATTCAGATTTTGGATAACCAAGCAGAACAGGATGGTCTGGACCGGCACCGCGCTTTTCGAGAATCTGGATGCGTTTGTGACTGTCCATCGCTGCATGCATAATCATATCGCAAAACATGTGGCTTTCCATAAAATAAGAGCATGAACATGTGACAAGAATTCCGTTTTCATTTAGCAAACGCATTGCGCGGAGATTTATCTCCTTGTAGCCTCCGTACGCTTTTTCAATCATCTTCGCAGATTTTGTAAATGCCGGTGGGTCAAGGATTATGACATCAAACTTTTCTCCGTCGGCTTCATATTTTTTAAGCAAATCAAAAACATCAGCACAGACAGCGGTCATAACTTTTTCCGCACGATTGATTTTGATATTTTTGTTTACCATTTCGACAGCTTCCTGAGAAATATCGACAGAGATTACTTTTTTAGCACCGGCTTTCACTGCGTTCAGACCAAATGCACCGGTGTGAGTAAAGGTATCGAGGACAATTTTATCTTTGCAGAACAAAGCGGCTGCCTCCCGATTGAATTTTTGGTCAAGAAAATAACCTGTTTTTTGACCGTTGGCAATATCTACGCATAGCTTGATTCCATTTTCAATTATCGTGAGCTTTGTATCTAAGTCAGAATTTTCGGCTGAC includes:
- the secA gene encoding preprotein translocase subunit SecA; the protein is MFIDKVLTAIFGTQNDRDLKALLPILAAVNAKEEWAKSLKPEEFPAQTKKFRERLENGETLDDILPEAFALVREASWRVIGERPFDVQIMGGINLHQGRITEMKTGEGKTLVAVAPAYLNALTGKGVHIVTVNDYLAKRDADSRRPIFSYLGLTVGSILSDMDNEARKISYECDVTYGTNNEFGFDYLRDNMKVDLKDKVQRGFNYCIVDEIDSILIDEARTPLIISGAGEDDTYKYHEVDKYVGELTEVPKDPKTGEYPDETFLTPEERAAIPGDYTLDEKSKRISFTDKGMLHINEILHKHNLITGALEDEENFEFTHYFTQALRAHLLFHNDVDYLVRDGKVEIIDEFTGRVLEGRRYSDGLHQAIEAKEHIKIAQRNRTMATITFQNFFRMYEKLSGMTGTAATEAVEFNKIYELEVVAIPTNVPVARIDENDEVYLNEEDKWEAISNEIKAAHEKGQPVLVGTVSVEKSEHLSNLLTRKGIRHEVLNAKNHAREAMIIAEAGAKGAVTIATNMAGRGTDIKLGGNPEFRAGKRAGTGATEEQYRAALAIEKENWKKDYEEVRNLGGLYVIGTERHESRRIDNQLRGRSGRQGDPGRSKFYISMDDDLMRLFGGERMKNIMSRIGMKPGEPIDHPWLNKGIEKAQQKVEDRNFEIRKHLLDYDDVLNEQRTVIYNQRDSILADENLSARVMSNAKEDIEAIFEDFEYEQKHNKNSNAPLVALNEKIRDTFGLQLPAESLNKEALIAALQNDLTEKEMLAGKENLNMFIRYQYVQIIDRKWLDQLETLEGLREAVALRSYGSKNPLTEYKIDGFNIFDEMLDTIRDTVMSRVFKVRIQLSPEAAEQRRRMAEAQNQGINARHNEAQSISEQVAQNAAQRSVQSSFNGAMAHRQAVNSAMNQRSQGDNITVRRTMPKVGRNDPCPCGSGKKYKNCHGR
- a CDS encoding type III pantothenate kinase; its protein translation is MILIFDIGNTNIKTAVFDGDKLLYTWRISTDLKRTGDEYFSLLRPLMRDVEIDFSAIEDVVLSTVVPALIGPFVIVAQHFSGKKPIIIGPDVYAKLSVHVPETAVHEIGADLYCDAFEAWNRYKSPCIITDFGTALSFTAVDDKGNIAGVAIAPGIRTAFNSLFSNTAQIPAIPLDIPPTSLGKNTVISVQSGIVLGYKGLVEGLLKQMKTDLEKETGCKQSDIKVIATGGLNSMLAPITDVFDYIDKDLTLRGMLRIAKSI
- a CDS encoding (deoxy)nucleoside triphosphate pyrophosphohydrolase, which produces MSRSVACIDYRDGKVFIAKRQAGGDMGGRWEFPGGKIEDDEDFSTAIFREMKEEFGVDIIVGSHITQSTFEHHGKRCTLDVFEVTFPHQGDKKRFTLTEHTDYRWADIDEIPSLDFVDSDLSVYKCVKEWVSK
- a CDS encoding N-acetylneuraminate synthase family protein, giving the protein MNIIAEIGTSHEGSIEKACRLVDAAADSGANTIKFQWVYADEILHPKTGFVNLPTGNILLYDRFRQLECDCAFYKQMLDYVHSKGCKFCCSPFGVRSMENLLAINPDYVKIASPELNHYKMLEVLRGTKIPVIISSGVSKLSDIEKALEITGTDNVSLLHCITSYPAPEEEYNLKLITNLKNIFGVECGVSDHSLDPILVPTLCVLCGGTLIEKHITLSRKTSGLDDPVALEPEQFALMVHAVGQTQAVVRHYGHDDGFKRAIRQLAEQFGLQKVMAALGSGIKKLAPAEAANYGRTNRSLHFMHDMKKGEKITEKDVAILRTEKVLTPGISPEFYDTIIGAVLAKDVESGAGVLFSDLIAK
- the lepB gene encoding signal peptidase I, with product MTSTKEFNRFKIISIINLSMAALLSILELSFHADISLLAFPISGCFTAATVYLVFYLIILKTDGSHIYAAIKFTEYLPYVHLITFILRRAGKTGTAFWYDVVTVVLWFIIWVLSYFSPKCLYADKNKEVIKGWAIPPKKKKLHGIEKIIFEIADWVDAAVWAVFTVLIFQIFLVQLYSIPSESMVPTFLIKDHVFVSKIDCGPKFPLTDVGLPDFRKYKRGDTIVIRNPHYSHDRKEEVKTVTSQLVNMLTLMTVNLNKDADGELKADPLVKRIAGEPGEQLVMQDGKLYRRTIESDEWKPVDYDNKFATWDLSSVDASIREKIQYYPFSSVSPIWRDRKQTVRANTKEVVKSASENYQKMLDFEEERRNYDLNLAAFQAKEIVRKFKKLAFTGNLIDGFEQPSLFEYNLFKNVQQISTDLLSKKGGVEWFSSFMTSWIYSKDNARDYYSEANYRLNVMTKITFGKLVVRYSELFLNSSASVSWQSDSELYQLYEKADILNWYIQQLLDERNMPVFPANDNDGNPQYIPDNCYFMIGDNRFNSLDLRHRYEKIEEALTKDDPQSVSYYSMMEPQFINKKYIIGKPIFRFWPLNRFGKV
- the miaA gene encoding tRNA (adenosine(37)-N6)-dimethylallyltransferase MiaA — protein: MSYNCVVVLGPTAVGKTSIGVAIADKFNGEIISADSRQTYRHLDIGSGKDLEDYVVGGRAIPYHLIDIIDLPDEYTVYNYQQDFYRAFKDITSRGKLPVITGGTGMYLDAVIRDYQLVILPENKELHEKLMATPLEELAARLLKEQPNLHVMSDLKEKKRVVKALEIIEAKRNGEVSTSIERPQINPLIIGTTLPRSQLWENISSRLRQRIDNGMIEEVQQIHDSGIEWVRLEKLGLEYRYCALFLQGKIESIDDLFNQLFIAIRQFAKRQETWFRMMEKKGVKINWLAPYSKECRIKEAEKLIETAFADRLFVKK
- a CDS encoding TatD family hydrolase; translated protein: MLEKNENILYFDAHFHYAVCKDNDLMMPDFKWAGLSCAHSISEWNIQSQTSQKVFQAFGLHPQSSVEFDEIQIAQNADFLESLLENNKLDAIGEAGFDYFTSEYKNAAALQEKMWNIQLALAKQYKIPLVVHCRKANEKLFEYASELKKLPFVLFHSFMGSDVEAFSLVKRGIKCGFSFGKQMLNNNKKVILCVKELPLGNLFMETDAPFQTLKGETLTKPSDIKKVYNAAWELRGKKEDFFEFAYKMKNHYNLFYDINKRIQSV